The following are from one region of the Georgenia sp. M64 genome:
- a CDS encoding Crp/Fnr family transcriptional regulator, which yields MARRHVPLRSTCAQPHRCARDVRLAVLRQVPYFRGLSQDELAAVDERMVSLSWAEGDPLYTAGEPAEHLFVVAAGRVKLTRTAAGGTEVITDVLAPGDLLGALSTLGEPTFAESAVALTTTCALRIGPAAFREVLTEHPAVALRVLDDLAVRLARARSDAGRSGESVAARVAAVLLRLADRMGQERPGGGVLIQVPLSRADLAAMAGSTPESVSRVMSRWRSDGLVDSGRRWTALLDRDGLARIAAA from the coding sequence GTGGCCCGCCGGCACGTTCCCCTGCGCAGCACCTGCGCCCAGCCGCACCGCTGCGCCCGCGACGTGCGCCTGGCCGTGCTGCGGCAGGTGCCGTACTTCCGCGGCCTGTCCCAGGACGAGCTCGCCGCCGTCGACGAGCGCATGGTGTCGCTGTCGTGGGCCGAGGGTGACCCGCTCTACACCGCCGGTGAGCCGGCCGAGCACCTCTTCGTCGTCGCGGCGGGGCGGGTGAAGCTCACCCGGACCGCGGCGGGCGGCACCGAGGTCATCACCGACGTCCTCGCGCCCGGGGACCTCCTCGGTGCGCTGAGCACCCTGGGGGAGCCGACCTTCGCCGAGTCCGCCGTCGCGCTGACCACCACGTGCGCGCTGCGGATCGGACCGGCGGCGTTCCGCGAGGTCCTCACCGAGCACCCGGCCGTCGCGCTGCGGGTGCTCGACGACCTCGCCGTCCGGCTCGCCCGGGCCCGGTCCGACGCCGGCCGGTCGGGCGAGAGCGTCGCCGCGCGCGTGGCCGCCGTCCTGCTCCGACTCGCCGACCGGATGGGCCAGGAGCGCCCGGGCGGCGGTGTGCTCATCCAGGTCCCGCTCTCCCGCGCCGACCTCGCGGCCATGGCCGGCTCGACGCCGGAGTCCGTCTCACGGGTGATGAGCCGGTGGCGCTCCGACGGGCTCGTGGACTCCGGCCGACGGTGGACGGCGCTGCTCGACCGGGACGGT
- a CDS encoding heavy metal-associated domain-containing protein, with translation MTTPTTRTVLRAEGFTCPSCVTKIDKQVRRLDGVSAVTVHFASGRIEIDHDPGVAEVPALVEAVARAGYTARPATF, from the coding sequence ATGACCACCCCGACCACCCGCACCGTCCTGCGTGCCGAGGGCTTCACCTGCCCGTCCTGCGTGACCAAGATCGACAAGCAGGTTCGCCGGCTCGACGGCGTCTCCGCCGTGACCGTGCACTTCGCCTCCGGGCGCATCGAGATCGACCACGACCCCGGCGTCGCCGAGGTCCCCGCGCTGGTCGAGGCCGTCGCCCGCGCCGGGTACACCGCCCGCCCGGCGACGTTCTGA
- a CDS encoding cation-translocating P-type ATPase, with protein sequence MTTLSRSRWAVPAGSGALILAALLIGLVSAPARDALMVAAAAVAGAPVLRSAVRALAARVVGIDLLVSVAALGAVVIGEYWEAAAVTFLFAVGHALEAATLGRTRAALAELVAVAPDVAVVLRDGEQVEVPAAEVAPGESVLVKYGAKVPVDGEVTAGTGALDESAVTGESVPVDKTAGDTVYAGTVSLGGLLHVRATGTGSDTTLARIIHRVEEAQDARARTQAFLDRFARWYTPGIIVLAVMAGLLSRDVELALTLLVIGCPGALVIAVPVAVVAGIGRGARDGILVKGGDHLETAARVDAVALDKTGTLTTGRPVLTDVVVLDHRLTRAEVLTWAARAEAGSEHPLARPVLDAARQSGVAVGVPGPTEPVAGRGVVAVVEGTRVVIGSPALLAAQGIADDGATAAAADLARRGRTPLALAVDGRVVGALGVADTVRAEAAPMVAALHAAGVRRVVMLTGDTAAVAAEVARATGVDEVRAGLLPEDKLTAVRELQRAGYVVAMVGDGVNDAPALATADVGVAMGAAGTAVAVETADIALMGDRLSRLPEALALARRTVRTLRQNIAVALVTVALLLVGVLLGGVTMSVGMLVHEASVLVVILNAMRLLRRA encoded by the coding sequence GTGACCACTCTCTCCCGCAGCCGGTGGGCCGTGCCCGCCGGCTCCGGCGCCCTCATCCTGGCCGCCCTGCTCATCGGCCTCGTCTCGGCCCCGGCGCGTGACGCCCTCATGGTCGCCGCCGCCGCGGTCGCCGGCGCCCCGGTGCTCCGCTCGGCCGTCCGGGCGCTGGCCGCCCGGGTGGTCGGGATCGACCTGCTCGTCTCCGTCGCCGCGCTGGGCGCCGTCGTCATCGGGGAGTACTGGGAGGCCGCCGCGGTGACCTTCCTCTTCGCCGTCGGGCACGCGCTCGAGGCCGCGACGCTCGGCCGGACCCGCGCCGCGCTGGCCGAGCTCGTGGCCGTGGCGCCCGACGTCGCCGTCGTCCTGCGCGACGGCGAGCAGGTGGAGGTCCCGGCCGCTGAGGTCGCCCCGGGCGAGAGCGTCCTGGTGAAGTACGGCGCGAAGGTCCCGGTCGACGGTGAGGTCACGGCAGGCACGGGTGCCCTGGACGAGTCGGCCGTCACCGGTGAGTCCGTGCCGGTGGACAAGACCGCCGGCGACACCGTCTACGCCGGCACCGTCTCCCTCGGGGGGCTGCTGCACGTGCGGGCCACCGGGACCGGGTCGGACACCACCCTCGCCCGCATCATCCACCGTGTGGAGGAGGCGCAGGACGCCCGGGCTCGCACGCAGGCGTTCCTGGACCGCTTCGCCCGGTGGTACACCCCCGGGATCATCGTCCTGGCGGTGATGGCCGGGCTGCTCTCGCGCGACGTCGAGCTCGCCCTGACCCTGCTCGTCATCGGCTGCCCGGGCGCACTCGTCATCGCCGTCCCGGTCGCGGTCGTCGCCGGCATCGGGCGCGGTGCCCGCGACGGCATCCTCGTCAAGGGCGGGGACCACCTCGAGACCGCTGCACGCGTCGACGCCGTCGCCCTCGACAAGACGGGCACCCTCACCACCGGCCGGCCCGTCCTCACCGACGTCGTCGTCCTGGACCACCGGCTCACCCGCGCCGAGGTCCTGACCTGGGCCGCCCGGGCGGAGGCCGGCTCCGAGCACCCGCTCGCCCGGCCGGTCCTCGACGCCGCCCGGCAGTCCGGCGTCGCCGTCGGGGTCCCCGGTCCGACCGAGCCCGTGGCCGGGCGCGGCGTGGTCGCGGTGGTCGAGGGCACCCGGGTGGTCATCGGGTCCCCGGCCCTCCTGGCCGCCCAGGGCATCGCCGACGACGGCGCCACAGCGGCCGCCGCCGACCTCGCGCGCCGGGGCCGGACACCCCTCGCCCTGGCCGTCGACGGTCGGGTGGTGGGCGCGCTGGGCGTCGCGGACACGGTGCGCGCGGAGGCCGCCCCCATGGTCGCCGCCCTGCACGCCGCGGGGGTGCGGCGCGTCGTCATGCTCACCGGCGACACCGCCGCCGTCGCCGCCGAGGTCGCACGGGCCACAGGTGTGGACGAGGTGCGGGCCGGGCTGCTGCCGGAGGACAAGCTCACGGCGGTGCGCGAGCTCCAGCGTGCCGGGTACGTGGTGGCGATGGTGGGCGACGGCGTCAACGACGCCCCCGCCCTCGCGACGGCGGACGTGGGCGTGGCGATGGGCGCGGCCGGGACCGCCGTCGCCGTGGAGACCGCCGACATCGCCCTCATGGGCGACCGGCTCTCCCGCCTGCCCGAGGCGCTCGCCCTCGCCCGCCGGACCGTGCGCACCCTCCGGCAGAACATCGCCGTCGCCCTGGTCACCGTGGCGCTGCTCCTGGTCGGGGTGCTGCTCGGTGGCGTGACGATGTCGGTGGGCATGCTCGTCCACGAGGCATCGGTGCTGGTCGTGATCCTCAACGCGATGCGGCTGCTGCGCCGGGCGTGA
- a CDS encoding type II toxin-antitoxin system prevent-host-death family antitoxin: METVNVQEAKTRLSELLTRVERGEEVFTARAGVPVARPEAVRKAPPRTFGTMSFHVPRTFDEYLPESELEAWQ, translated from the coding sequence ATGGAGACGGTGAACGTCCAGGAGGCCAAGACACGACTGTCCGAGCTGTTGACGCGTGTCGAGCGCGGCGAGGAGGTCTTCACCGCCCGGGCGGGAGTGCCGGTGGCTCGACCGGAGGCCGTGCGGAAGGCGCCGCCGAGAACCTTCGGAACGATGTCGTTCCACGTCCCGCGGACCTTCGACGAGTACCTCCCCGAGAGTGAGCTCGAGGCCTGGCAG